One Natronolimnobius sp. AArcel1 genomic region harbors:
- a CDS encoding redox-regulated ATPase YchF has protein sequence MLSIALAGKPNAGKSTFYTAATMADVDVANYPFTTIDANRGVSYVRTECPCLERDERCNADDCEDGKRYVPIELIDVAGLVPGAHEGKGLGNQFLDELTNADVIVNVIDASGGTNEKGEPVDIGEHDPLEDIDFVEEEMDLWLAGIVDRNWESVERKSRSPDFDIDDVLADMLSGFGASPRQIAIVLRELDYPADPIQWEDSHREELARLVRERTKPIVVAANKIDVAPEENVETLLELDKPVIPTTAEGELALRRAADNGLVDYDPGDDALEIGDGVNDAQRDALEELRETMTNWDGTGVQGALNYAVYDLLEHITAYPVEDAAKWSDGSGNILPDAFLLPDGSTPVDLAYAVHSDIGDGYLHAVNAKSNREVSEEYELEEGDVIKIVSTN, from the coding sequence ATGCTCTCGATTGCGCTTGCCGGAAAACCAAACGCCGGCAAGTCCACGTTCTACACCGCGGCGACCATGGCCGACGTCGACGTCGCGAACTATCCGTTTACGACGATCGACGCCAACCGTGGCGTCAGCTACGTCCGAACCGAGTGTCCCTGCCTCGAGCGCGACGAGCGTTGTAACGCCGATGACTGCGAGGACGGCAAACGCTACGTCCCAATCGAACTGATCGACGTCGCCGGACTCGTTCCCGGCGCACACGAGGGGAAAGGCCTGGGCAATCAGTTCCTCGACGAACTCACCAACGCCGACGTAATCGTCAACGTGATCGACGCCTCCGGCGGCACCAACGAGAAGGGCGAACCCGTCGATATTGGCGAACACGACCCGCTCGAGGACATCGACTTCGTCGAAGAGGAGATGGACCTCTGGTTAGCTGGCATCGTCGACCGCAACTGGGAGTCCGTCGAACGAAAGTCCCGCTCACCCGATTTCGATATCGATGACGTGCTCGCGGACATGCTCTCAGGCTTTGGGGCCTCGCCCCGCCAGATCGCAATCGTCCTCCGCGAACTCGACTATCCAGCGGACCCGATCCAGTGGGAAGACAGCCACCGCGAGGAACTCGCCCGCCTTGTTCGCGAGCGTACCAAACCCATCGTCGTCGCCGCGAACAAAATCGACGTTGCCCCCGAGGAAAACGTCGAGACACTGCTCGAACTCGACAAGCCTGTCATCCCGACGACCGCAGAGGGCGAACTTGCACTTCGCCGTGCCGCCGACAACGGTCTCGTCGATTACGACCCCGGCGACGACGCCCTCGAGATCGGTGACGGCGTTAACGACGCCCAGCGCGACGCACTCGAGGAGCTTCGTGAAACGATGACCAACTGGGACGGCACCGGCGTTCAGGGCGCGCTCAACTACGCCGTCTACGACTTACTCGAGCACATCACGGCCTACCCCGTCGAAGACGCCGCGAAATGGTCCGACGGCAGCGGGAATATCTTGCCCGACGCCTTCCTCTTACCCGATGGCTCGACGCCTGTCGACCTCGCCTACGCCGTCCACTCCGATATCGGCGACGGCTATCTCCACGCCGTCAACGCGAAATCGAATCGAGAGGTCAGCGAAGAGTACGAACTCGAGGAGGGTGACGTAATCAAGATCGTAAGCACCAATTAG